A genomic segment from Corylus avellana chromosome ca5, CavTom2PMs-1.0 encodes:
- the LOC132183324 gene encoding transcription factor bHLH117-like: MEREFDSSFAGGESDNESSIDAMFSGVSFQSFLAEKTLMPLYGDYAFGDPPLGFLENSTSTTTPTSFPFTFFSEDFPALKYRNQLGQNSSDEGPRVGQLKSGEDAGKHKLNLKLPKTEPFHFHNEFNTETIQTQTQPFNFLTNPTADLKLSPHFFHLPHLHSLEHSQAQAYLSASPSKRARVDSMTSPSRLSDPQTLDSIVQSCYYLNRPVVIPQSKLARRRRQKLSEKMQGLQKLMPWDTKMDMSTMLEEAHKYVKYLQAQLKALQSMPPHSSRAFPAAQTSYGGVFGYLEKLTRSQILQVLVNSPVTQNVLYSHGFCVFSLEQLRDVPSLQMLRFFNP; this comes from the coding sequence ATGGAGAGGGAGTTTGATTCGAGTTTCGCCGGCGGTGAGAGCGACAATGAGTCTAGCATCGACGCGATGTTCTCCGGCGTGAGCTTTCAGTCATTTCTGGCCGAGAAAACCTTAATGCCGTTATACGGCGACTACGCATTCGGAGATCCTCCGCTTGGTTTTCTGGAGAACTCGACCAGTACGACCACACCGACGTCGTTTCCATTCACCTTCTTTAGCGAGGATTTTCCGGCTCTGAAGTACCGCAACCAACTCGGTCAAAACTCCTCCGACGAGGGCCCCCGAGTCGGACAACTCAAGTCCGGCGAAGACGCAGGGAAACACAAGCTCAACCTCAAGCTCCCCAAAACCGAACCGTTTCACTTCCATAACGAGTTCAACACCGAAACGATTCAGACTCAGACTCAGCCATTCAATTTCTTAACCAACCCAACCGCTGATCTCAAACTCTCACCGCATTTCTTCCACTTACCTCATTTACACTCGCTCGAACATTCCCAAGCCCAAGCATATCTTTCTGCGTCACCATCCAAACGTGCCCGAGTCGACTCAATGACCAGCCCGAGTCGACTCAGTGATCCCCAAACCCTAGACTCAATCGTGCAGAGCTGCTACTACCTGAACCGTCCGGTTGTCATCCCGCAGAGCAAGCTGGCTCGGCGGCGGCGCCAGAAGCTGAGCGAGAAGATGCAGGGCCTCCAGAAGCTAATGCCTTGGGATACCAAGATGGACATGTCCACCATGCTCGAGGAGGCCCACAAGTACGTGAAGTACCTTCAGGCCCAGCTAAAGGCCCTACAGTCCATGCCTCCCCACTCCTCCAGGGCCTTTCCTGCGGCCCAGACCTCATACGGCGGCGTTTTCGGCTACCTGGAAAAGCTGACCAGGAGCCAGATCCTCCAAGTGCTCGTCAACTCGCCCGTGACGCAGAACGTGCTCTACTCCCATGGCTTCTGCGTCTTCTCGTTGGAGCAGCTCAGGGACGTCCCTTCTCTGCAGATGTTGCGATTCTTCAATCCCTGA
- the LOC132181653 gene encoding protein VASCULATURE COMPLEXITY AND CONNECTIVITY-like: MSKLAGALICLLIVAMDVIAGVLGIEAKIAQSKVKHVRLFIFECKEPSSQAFKLGLAAASLLGLAHIIANLLGGCNCICTREEFGKASPRRQLSVACYFFTWIILAVGLSMLVIGTLSNHKSRASCGFSHHHLLSNGGILCFVHGLLCVAYYVSTIASHA, encoded by the exons ATGTCCAAGTTAGCAGGTGCTCTCATTTGTCTGTTGATCGTGGCAATGGATGTCATTGCCGGGGTTCTTGGCATTGAAGCAAAAATTGCACAAAGCAAA GTGAAGCACGTAAGGTTGTTTATATTTGAGTGTAAAGAACCAAGCAGCCAGGCTTTCAAGCTAGGTTTAGCTGCAGCATCACTTTTGGGTCTAGCCCATATCATAGCAAACTTGCTTGGTGGCTGCAATTGCATTTGCACTCGAGAAGAGTTTGGAAAGGCTTCCCCCCGCAGGCAACTCTCAGTGGCCTGCTACTTCTTCActtg GATCATATTAGCCGTGGGATTGTCCATGCTGGTGATAGGGACTTTGTCAAACCACAAGTCAAGGGCTTCCTGCGGTTTCTCACACCATCATTTATTGTCCAATGGAGGGATTTTGTGCTTTGTTCATGGGCTGCTTTGTGTTGCATATTACGTTTCTACCATTGCCAGCCATGCATAG
- the LOC132182909 gene encoding protein VASCULATURE COMPLEXITY AND CONNECTIVITY-like, which yields MSKLVGSFICLLIVAMDIMAGILGIEAEVAQNKVKHLRLFIFECKEPSSQAFKLGFAAATLLGLAHVIANLLGGCNCICSQEELEKASPSRQLSLACLFFTWIILAVGLSMLVIGTLSNHKSRASCGFSHPHFLSIGGVLCFVHGLFCVAYYISTTAIHSE from the exons ATGTCCAAGTTAGTAGGTTCCTTCATTTGTCTGTTGATTGTGGCAATGGATATCATGGCTGGGATTCTTGGCATTGAAGCAGAAGTTGCACAAAACAAG GTGAAGCATCTAAGGCTGTTTATATTTGAGTGTAAAGAACCAAGCAGCCAGGCTTTCAAGCTAGGTTTTGCTGCTGCAACACTTCTGGGTCTAGCCCATGTCATAGCAAACTTGCTAGGTGGCTGCAATTGCATTTGTTCTCAAGAAGAGCTCGAAAAGGCTTCCCCCAGCAGGCAACTCTCACTGGCCTGCCTCTTCTTcacttg GATCATATTAGCCGTGGGATTGTCCATGCTGGTGATAGGGACTTTGTCAAACCACAAGTCAAGGGCTTCCTGCGGTTTCTCACACCCTCATTTCCTGTCGATTGGAGGGGTTTTGTGCTTTGTTCATGGGCTGTTTTGTGTTGCATATTACATTTCTACCACTGCCATACATAGTGAGTAA
- the LOC132181654 gene encoding protein VASCULATURE COMPLEXITY AND CONNECTIVITY-like: MSKLAGALICLLIVAMDVIAGVLGIEAKIAQSKVKHVRLFIFECKEPSSQAFKLGLAAASLLGLAHIIANLLGGCNCICTREEFGKASPRRQLSVACYFFTWIILAVGLSMLVIGTLSNHKSRASCGFSHHHLLSNGGILCFVHGLLCVAYYVSTIANHA; encoded by the exons ATGTCCAAGTTAGCAGGTGCTCTCATTTGTCTGTTGATCGTGGCAATGGATGTCATTGCCGGGGTTCTTGGCATTGAAGCAAAAATTGCACAAAGCAAA GTGAAGCACGTAAGGCTGTTTATATTTGAGTGTAAAGAACCAAGCAGCCAGGCTTTCAAGCTAGGTTTAGCTGCAGCATCACTTTTGGGTCTAGCCCATATCATAGCAAACTTGCTTGGTGGCTGCAATTGCATTTGCACTCGAGAAGAGTTTGGAAAGGCTTCCCCCCGCAGGCAACTCTCAGTGGCCTGCTACTTCTTCActtg GATCATATTAGCCGTGGGATTGTCCATGCTGGTGATAGGGACTTTGTCAAACCACAAGTCAAGGGCTTCCTGCGGTTTCTCACACCATCATTTATTGTCCAATGGAGGGATTTTGTGCTTTGTTCATGGGCTGCTTTGTGTTGCATATTACGTTTCTACCATTGCCAACCATGCATAG
- the LOC132180452 gene encoding ATP-dependent 6-phosphofructokinase 5, chloroplastic-like, with amino-acid sequence MHASLASGQIDICLIHEVSFNLHGPHGVLSHLKYLIETKGSAVICVAEGARQVSYNFIQKTNAKDAFGNIVFGDFGVHIQQEVGGCILTNFMWSSSLHDS; translated from the exons ATGCATGCATCCCTAGCTAGtggacaaattgacatatgtttgattcatgag gtatcttttaatttgcacgggcctcatggtgttttgagtcatctgaaatacctgattgagacaaagggttcggctgttatttgtgtcgcagagggagcacggcaggtgagttac aattttattcagaaaactaatgctaaagatgcgtttgggaacattgtatttggagatttcggtgtccacattcaacaagaggttggtggttgtattttgactaatttcatgtggtcttcatctctccatgactcttga